A segment of the Aureliella helgolandensis genome:
GCCCTTGATTCCCTTGCCTCCACGGCGTTGAGCTCGGTAGGTGATGGAGGGAGTCCGCTTGATGTAGCCGCGATGGCTGATCGTGACCACCATCGTTTCTTCGGTGATCAAATCCTCGAGGTTGTAGTTCCCCAATTCTTCGTGGGAGATCTCGGTGCGACGGTTGTCTCCAAAGCGTCGTATCATCTCCGCCATGTCATCTTTGATGATGTCGTAGATGTTCTTTTGGTCAGACAGGATGGTCAAATACCCATCGATTTCAACGAGCAAGGCAGCGTGTTCGTTGGTGAGTTTATCTTGTTCCAGGTTGACCAACTGTCCCAAACGCATGGCCAAAATGGCGTCGGTTTGGACGCTGGTTAGCGAGTAGGTGTCGGAGACTCCCCGATCCCGCTGGAACTCGATGAAACCATTGTCACCCAGGGCGCGCTCCATCATGGACGCTGGAACCTGGACACCCATCAGCCGTTCTTTCGCTTCGGGCTGCGTGCGACTGCTGCGAATGATCTGGATGATTTGGTCGATGTCGGCCAGCGCGAGCAACAGGCCTTCGATGGTGTGTTTTCGCTTGCGAGCGCGAGCCAGTAGGAACTGGGTTCGCCGGCGGATTACCTCGACGCGGTGACGCACGAACTCTTGAAGCATCTCCTTGATGTTTAGCTCGCGCGGCTTGCCGTCGACCAATGCCAAGAAGATGATGGAGAAGGTGTCTTGCAGTGGTGAGAATTTGTAGAGCTGATTGAGGACGATGTCCGCGTCATGCCCCTGCTTGATATCGATCACCATCCGCACTGGTTCGTTGAGATCGCTCTCGTCGCGGATGCCGGAAATACCCTTGATCTTGCCCGAGCTGACCAGTCCGGCAATGCGTTCGATCACTCGATCGCGGAATTGCTGGAACGGGATTTCGCTCACGACGATTCGCGTGCGATTCTTGATCGTTTCGATCTTGGTGCGTGCGCGGACAACAACGGTACTGCGTCCCGTTCGGTAGCCCTGGCGAATGCCATAGCGGCCACAAATGATCCCACCGGTCGGGAAGTCGGGCCCGGGGACGATCTCCATCAGTTCATCGAGGCTGATGTCGGGATCATCCACCAAGGCGGTAACTGCGGTGCACACCTCGCGCAGATTGTGGGGAGGAATGCTGGTGGCCATGCCCACTGCAATCCCGGTTGTGCCATTGACCAGCAAGTTGGGGAAGCGGGCTGGAAGCACGACGGGTTCGTTACGAGCTTCGTCATAGGTGGGGACGAAATCGACGGTGTCGAGTTTGATGTCGTCGAGCATCATGGCGGCGGCCGCGCTCAACCGAGCTTCGGTATACCGCATCGCCGCTGGGGGGAGGCCAGCGATCGAGCCGAAATTCCCCTGTTTGTCGACGAGTACCTGCCGCATGTTCCACTCTTGCGCCATGCGGACCAGCGTCGGGTAGATGACGGCTTCACCATGCGGGTGGTAGTTGCCGCTCGTGTCCCCGGAGATCTTGGCGCACTTGACT
Coding sequences within it:
- the gyrA gene encoding DNA gyrase subunit A, translating into MSVIVSRALPDVRDGLKPSQRRILVAMNDLNLGPGSKRVKCAKISGDTSGNYHPHGEAVIYPTLVRMAQEWNMRQVLVDKQGNFGSIAGLPPAAMRYTEARLSAAAAMMLDDIKLDTVDFVPTYDEARNEPVVLPARFPNLLVNGTTGIAVGMATSIPPHNLREVCTAVTALVDDPDISLDELMEIVPGPDFPTGGIICGRYGIRQGYRTGRSTVVVRARTKIETIKNRTRIVVSEIPFQQFRDRVIERIAGLVSSGKIKGISGIRDESDLNEPVRMVIDIKQGHDADIVLNQLYKFSPLQDTFSIIFLALVDGKPRELNIKEMLQEFVRHRVEVIRRRTQFLLARARKRKHTIEGLLLALADIDQIIQIIRSSRTQPEAKERLMGVQVPASMMERALGDNGFIEFQRDRGVSDTYSLTSVQTDAILAMRLGQLVNLEQDKLTNEHAALLVEIDGYLTILSDQKNIYDIIKDDMAEMIRRFGDNRRTEISHEELGNYNLEDLITEETMVVTISHRGYIKRTPSITYRAQRRGGKGIKGAKVEDEDPIEHLFVASTHAYLLFFTSQGKVYWQKVYDIPQLSRESRGRAIVNLLNLAADETITECVAIRDFDLPGHFLMMATKKGLVKKTPLDAYSRPKRGGIIAIKLKDDDELVDVVVVGPDDQVLMATAGGKAIRFSESDARSMGRNTSGVKGIRLKKEDSVVGMVVTNPEATLLTVCEQGYGKRTWFGAGEKLAVVDDAETVDGEVTATAETAEAPEADGEDSPNSSQSYRTQRRGGGGLMDIKASKRNGPVIGIVPVTDDDELLMMTSLGKIQRVAANEINIIGRNTQGVRIMNVDEGDTLTAIVKVPKEDVVDEEEVAISGAPAPAGEVPVELPDSDSDTSAASEPEMQTPPEDDSIDSDSQTDENE